The Flavobacterium jumunjinense genome includes a region encoding these proteins:
- a CDS encoding LptF/LptG family permease, translated as MKLLDKYIVKSFMITFTSVFVILFFIFVLQGIWLFIAELAGKDLDPFTVFKFLSFYAPTIVPMVLPLSVLLASIMTFGSFAENYEFAAMKSSGISLQRAMRMLTVVIFLLSIVSFFFANNVIPKAQYKFLNLRKTIVQQRPAMAIAEGQFNPIGSTINIKVEKKSGDNGEFLEDVTMHIKNVNAGLGANTVIKAKNGVLKSDINSNYLQLELLDGNYYENIIPKKYEDRNKHPFAKSSFKKYILNLDLTKLDNNSADDNDITSEKMLTLSELNYTIDSLQNNYNKDIVSFTDNIVQRNDYVFQLKRDQNIIKEAKVKDLLSIFTLTERQKILEMAKSNISSNEFSINNSKSDLEYKKKNINAHWIVVHEKFVIAFSCLLMFFIGAPLGAIIRKGGIGLPMVFAIIIFITFHFINTFGRKLAQEDSITPFLGMWMSSLVLLPLAVFLTYRATNDIGVMINFDFIIDPFRKLFPKKKENQFSKEIVEINTIKVDSNDPEYLLLLEKEISTLKGIIKNADQFGYSNEYRIKVLKVLETKGINQEQLKLENNLYNSEFLKLKFYKEEYLRKSKNTLILYILAFLFIISVNVSAKIPLIILGSINIILFYVNLYKSISNLNEISRIINKKPFVNIGLELIFGFPFYILTFLYNRKKLKEVISEFN; from the coding sequence GTGAAATTATTAGATAAATACATTGTCAAATCCTTTATGATTACATTTACTTCGGTATTTGTAATCCTTTTTTTTATATTCGTTTTACAAGGAATTTGGTTATTCATAGCCGAACTTGCAGGTAAAGATTTAGACCCTTTTACTGTTTTCAAGTTCTTATCCTTTTACGCACCAACAATAGTACCGATGGTTTTACCACTTTCAGTACTACTTGCGTCTATAATGACTTTTGGTAGCTTTGCCGAAAATTATGAATTTGCGGCAATGAAATCCTCGGGAATATCTTTGCAAAGAGCTATGAGAATGTTGACTGTTGTAATTTTCTTACTGAGTATTGTTTCTTTCTTTTTCGCAAACAATGTTATTCCAAAAGCGCAATATAAATTTCTTAATCTACGAAAAACAATTGTACAACAACGACCAGCAATGGCTATCGCTGAAGGACAATTTAACCCTATCGGATCGACTATTAACATTAAAGTTGAGAAAAAATCAGGAGACAATGGTGAGTTTTTAGAAGATGTTACCATGCACATTAAAAATGTGAATGCAGGCTTAGGAGCAAATACTGTTATAAAAGCAAAGAATGGTGTTCTAAAAAGCGATATTAATTCTAATTATCTTCAACTAGAACTTTTAGATGGAAATTATTATGAGAATATAATTCCAAAAAAATATGAAGACAGAAACAAACATCCGTTTGCAAAAAGTAGCTTCAAAAAATATATTTTAAATTTAGATTTAACAAAATTAGATAATAACAGTGCAGATGATAATGATATAACATCTGAAAAAATGTTAACATTAAGCGAGTTAAATTATACTATAGACTCTTTACAAAATAACTATAATAAAGATATTGTTTCCTTTACCGATAACATTGTGCAACGTAATGATTATGTTTTCCAGTTAAAAAGAGATCAGAACATTATTAAAGAGGCTAAAGTGAAAGATTTACTTTCAATATTCACACTTACAGAGCGACAAAAAATACTAGAAATGGCTAAGAGTAATATTTCTAGCAATGAATTTAGTATCAACAACAGTAAATCTGATTTAGAATATAAAAAGAAAAATATTAATGCACACTGGATTGTTGTTCATGAAAAATTTGTAATCGCCTTTTCTTGTTTACTTATGTTTTTCATAGGAGCTCCATTAGGTGCAATTATTAGAAAAGGAGGAATCGGTTTACCAATGGTTTTTGCAATCATTATATTCATTACTTTTCACTTTATTAATACTTTCGGTAGAAAATTAGCTCAAGAAGATTCAATCACACCCTTTTTAGGAATGTGGATGTCTTCTTTAGTATTACTTCCACTTGCTGTGTTTCTAACTTATAGAGCCACAAACGATATCGGTGTAATGATCAACTTTGATTTTATTATTGATCCATTTAGAAAATTATTTCCTAAGAAAAAAGAAAACCAATTTTCAAAAGAAATAGTAGAGATTAATACAATTAAAGTCGACTCTAATGATCCTGAATATTTATTGCTTTTAGAAAAAGAAATTTCAACTTTAAAAGGCATTATAAAAAATGCTGACCAATTTGGCTACTCAAACGAATATAGAATAAAAGTTTTAAAAGTTCTAGAAACAAAAGGCATAAATCAAGAACAACTGAAATTAGAAAACAATCTATACAACAGTGAGTTCCTAAAATTAAAATTCTACAAAGAAGAATATTTAAGAAAAAGTAAGAACACATTAATTTTATATATTCTTGCTTTTCTATTTATAATTAGTGTAAATGTTTCTGCGAAAATTCCATTAATAATTCTCGGTTCAATTAACATTATTTTATTTTATGTGAATTTATATAAATCTATTTCTAATTTAAATGAAATCTCAAGAATAATCAATAAAAAACCGTTTGTAAATATTGGTCTTGAATTGATTTTTGGATTTCCTTTTTACATATTAACCTTTTTATACAATAGAAAAAAACTCAAAGAAGTAATTTCTGAATTTAACTAA
- the ribB gene encoding 3,4-dihydroxy-2-butanone-4-phosphate synthase produces the protein MSNNKIQLNTIEEAIEDIRQGKIIIVVDDEGRENEGDFLAAAEKCTPEMINFMATHGRGLICTPLTESRCKELDLHSMVRNNTDHMETAFTVSVDLKGQGVTTGISASDRSKTVISLIDKETKPYDLARPGHIFPLIAKQGGVLRRTGHTEAAIDFARLAGFKPAGVICEIMNDDGTMARLPELVEVAKKFDLKLVSIEDLVAYRMQHDSLIQKKEDFEIQTRFGTYRLRAYLQTTNKQVHLALTKGTWSSGETILTRINSTLVNNDILGTLTNDADKRLDVMFKKIEEEGKGAIVFINQEVKSLELLTRLTELKELQISGTIKAPQIKMDNKDFGIGAQILHDLDISKINLLSNSSDQTKRVGMIGYGLEIMEYIHF, from the coding sequence ATGTCAAACAACAAAATACAACTAAACACAATTGAAGAAGCTATAGAAGATATCCGTCAAGGAAAAATCATTATAGTAGTAGATGATGAAGGCAGAGAAAATGAAGGTGATTTTTTAGCAGCAGCTGAAAAATGTACACCAGAAATGATCAACTTCATGGCTACACACGGAAGAGGTTTAATTTGTACACCATTAACAGAAAGCCGTTGTAAAGAATTAGATTTACACTCAATGGTTCGTAATAATACAGATCACATGGAAACTGCTTTTACAGTTTCAGTAGATTTAAAAGGCCAAGGAGTTACTACAGGTATCTCTGCTTCCGATAGATCAAAAACGGTAATTTCATTAATAGACAAAGAAACAAAACCCTATGATTTAGCAAGACCTGGACATATTTTTCCATTAATTGCAAAGCAAGGTGGTGTTCTAAGAAGAACTGGACATACAGAAGCAGCTATCGATTTTGCAAGGTTAGCAGGTTTTAAACCCGCTGGTGTTATTTGTGAAATTATGAATGATGATGGAACAATGGCTCGTTTACCAGAACTTGTTGAAGTGGCTAAAAAATTCGATTTAAAATTAGTTTCTATTGAAGATTTAGTTGCTTATAGAATGCAACACGATAGTTTAATTCAGAAAAAAGAAGATTTTGAAATTCAAACTCGTTTCGGAACTTATAGATTGAGAGCTTATCTTCAAACTACAAACAAACAAGTGCATTTAGCTTTAACCAAAGGTACTTGGAGTAGTGGTGAAACAATCTTAACAAGAATCAATTCGACTTTAGTTAACAATGATATTTTAGGAACATTAACAAACGATGCAGACAAAAGGCTAGATGTAATGTTCAAAAAAATTGAAGAAGAAGGAAAAGGAGCAATTGTCTTCATTAATCAAGAAGTAAAATCTTTAGAATTACTAACTCGATTAACAGAATTAAAAGAACTTCAAATAAGCGGAACAATTAAAGCACCACAAATCAAAATGGACAATAAAGATTTTGGAATTGGAGCGCAAATACTACACGATTTAGATATTTCAAAAATCAACCTTTTATCCAATAGTTCAGATCAAACAAAAAGAGTTGGAATGATTGGGTATGGTTTAGAAATTATGGAATACATACACTTTTAA
- a CDS encoding sulfite exporter TauE/SafE family protein, whose translation MDFSYEYLLLIPIGFVAGFLNTVAGGGTLLTLPALIFFGLPAPVANGTNRIAILVQTFAAVRGFKSKGVSTYPFSLYLGISALLGSFIGAKLAVNIDGELFNRILSIIMIMVLLTMIFGPKKNYLDGFEKTTGKPLYVAVFLFFFLGIYGGFINAGIGFLMLIILPYLNGLSLLKSNATKVFVVWVYTIGAVIVFALENKINYTLAFILTIGNASGAWFASRWSVKKDDTVIKWFLIITVSSLAIKLWFF comes from the coding sequence ATGGACTTTAGTTATGAATATCTTTTATTGATTCCAATTGGTTTTGTTGCTGGATTTTTAAACACTGTTGCTGGTGGAGGAACTTTACTAACACTTCCTGCGTTAATTTTCTTTGGTTTGCCTGCTCCAGTAGCTAATGGAACGAATAGAATTGCCATTTTAGTGCAAACTTTTGCAGCAGTTAGAGGATTTAAAAGCAAAGGTGTTTCAACATATCCTTTTAGTTTGTATTTAGGTATTTCTGCTTTATTAGGTTCTTTTATTGGAGCAAAATTAGCAGTTAATATTGATGGAGAATTATTTAATAGAATTTTATCTATAATAATGATTATGGTGCTATTAACCATGATTTTTGGACCAAAGAAAAATTATTTAGATGGTTTTGAAAAAACAACTGGGAAACCTTTATATGTGGCTGTTTTTTTGTTTTTTTTCTTAGGCATTTATGGTGGATTTATAAATGCAGGAATAGGCTTTTTAATGTTAATAATTTTACCTTACTTGAATGGTCTATCATTATTAAAGTCGAATGCAACTAAAGTTTTTGTTGTTTGGGTTTATACAATTGGAGCCGTTATTGTTTTTGCTCTAGAAAATAAGATTAATTATACTTTGGCTTTTATACTTACAATAGGTAATGCTTCTGGTGCTTGGTTTGCAAGCCGATGGTCCGTAAAAAAAGATGATACTGTAATTAAGTGGTTTCTAATTATTACAGTATCATCTTTGGCTATAAAATTGTGGTTCTTCTAA
- a CDS encoding M28 family metallopeptidase, with product MKKILISGSILTMLLASCSSVPKAKKEADVLKYMNSITASELSTYLHVVASDEMGGRDTGTEDQKKAGKYLIEQYKKIGLSFPPEATDWYQKVPAEFMARGFAPKLNDSENIWAFIKGSEKPEEILVISAHYDHVGTKNGEVYNGADDDGSGTVALLEIAQAFKQAAKEGHTPKRSILFLHVTGEEHGLHGSRYYSENPLFPLANTIADINIDMIGRRDLLHPDTNNYIYVIGSDRLSTELHTINEEANKKYTQLELDYKFNDRNDPERIYYRSDHYNFAKKGIPSIFFFNGVHDDYHMPTDTPDKIEYDALAKRAQLAFTLAWELANRDERIKVDRDGK from the coding sequence ATGAAGAAAATTTTAATTTCTGGATCTATACTAACAATGCTTTTAGCTAGTTGTAGTTCAGTTCCAAAAGCTAAAAAAGAAGCTGATGTTTTAAAGTACATGAACAGTATTACTGCTTCAGAATTGAGTACCTATTTACACGTTGTCGCTTCTGATGAAATGGGCGGGAGAGATACTGGAACTGAAGATCAAAAGAAAGCTGGAAAATATCTTATTGAACAATATAAAAAAATTGGTTTAAGTTTTCCTCCTGAAGCTACAGATTGGTATCAAAAAGTACCTGCTGAATTTATGGCAAGAGGTTTTGCTCCAAAATTGAATGATTCTGAAAATATTTGGGCATTCATAAAAGGAAGTGAAAAACCAGAAGAAATTCTAGTAATTTCTGCTCATTACGACCATGTAGGAACTAAAAATGGTGAAGTATATAATGGTGCCGATGATGACGGTTCTGGAACTGTTGCTCTTTTAGAAATTGCTCAAGCTTTCAAACAGGCTGCAAAAGAAGGTCATACACCAAAACGTTCTATTCTTTTCTTACATGTAACAGGAGAAGAGCATGGACTTCACGGTTCACGTTATTATTCTGAAAACCCTTTATTTCCATTAGCAAATACAATTGCTGATATAAACATCGATATGATTGGAAGACGTGATTTACTACATCCTGACACTAATAATTATATATATGTAATTGGTTCTGATAGATTAAGCACAGAGTTGCACACAATTAATGAAGAAGCAAACAAGAAATATACGCAACTAGAATTGGATTATAAATTCAACGATAGAAATGATCCTGAAAGAATCTACTATCGTTCAGATCATTATAATTTTGCAAAAAAAGGAATTCCTTCAATATTTTTCTTTAATGGTGTTCATGATGACTATCACATGCCAACAGATACTCCAGATAAGATTGAATATGATGCTTTAGCAAAAAGAGCACAACTTGCTTTTACTTTAGCTTGGGAATTAGCCAATAGAGACGAAAGAATTAAAGTAGACAGAGACGGAAAATAG
- a CDS encoding S41 family peptidase, with the protein MIKNYIYLLILLIFTACTKKNAIKLVPEVKEYLDEVITILEHNSVNKYNIEWYAFKNEVYTHASKAKTIEEAYPSITFAISKLNDKHSYFAPNITSEIEVEKKELPILKDEIVPNSIGYIRIPFCIGDEQTIQTYIQNITNKIKTQDSPMIKGWIVDLRGNFGGNMWPMLTAIGPILGNGKIGYFINAENKSSTWKYENGKVYLENTIVEETKNAYHLIKKEPYVAILIDTITASSGEAITVAFKNRKSTRFFGEPTFGVSTGNKSYTLSDGSRINLTESVFADRNKNKYGKSIFPDEECKSSEAINKAIKWFNKIDIQ; encoded by the coding sequence ATGATTAAAAATTACATCTATTTATTAATCTTACTTATTTTTACTGCTTGCACTAAAAAAAATGCTATCAAATTAGTTCCTGAAGTAAAAGAATATTTAGATGAAGTGATTACTATTTTAGAGCATAATTCTGTTAATAAATATAACATTGAATGGTATGCTTTTAAAAATGAAGTTTACACACATGCAAGTAAGGCAAAAACAATTGAAGAAGCATACCCGTCTATCACTTTTGCTATATCAAAGTTAAATGATAAGCATAGTTACTTTGCTCCAAATATAACTTCTGAAATAGAAGTTGAAAAAAAAGAATTACCAATACTAAAAGACGAAATTGTTCCAAACTCGATTGGGTACATTCGAATTCCTTTCTGTATTGGAGACGAACAAACAATCCAAACCTATATACAAAACATAACTAATAAAATTAAAACACAAGATAGTCCAATGATAAAAGGTTGGATTGTTGATTTGCGAGGAAATTTTGGAGGGAACATGTGGCCAATGCTTACCGCTATTGGTCCAATACTAGGAAACGGAAAAATTGGATATTTTATAAATGCTGAAAATAAATCATCTACTTGGAAATATGAAAATGGAAAAGTTTATCTAGAGAATACAATTGTTGAAGAAACTAAAAATGCATATCATCTAATAAAAAAAGAACCTTACGTAGCCATACTTATAGATACTATAACTGCTAGTTCTGGAGAAGCTATAACAGTAGCTTTTAAAAATAGAAAAAGTACACGCTTTTTTGGAGAACCAACTTTTGGCGTTTCGACAGGAAATAAATCCTATACTTTATCCGATGGTTCAAGGATAAACCTAACTGAATCTGTTTTTGCAGATAGAAATAAAAACAAATATGGTAAATCTATTTTCCCAGATGAAGAATGCAAAAGCAGCGAAGCAATAAATAAAGCGATAAAATGGTTCAATAAAATTGATATTCAATAA
- a CDS encoding HD domain-containing protein, protein MQTLYQKALLFAAEKHTEAKQLLTGSQLPYVVHLSNVAMEVLVASQHSENLDINFAIQIALLHDTIEDTATTFNDIEAHFNKEIAEAVLALTKNENLEKNIRMTDSLTRIKKLKKEVAAVKLADRITNLQTPPKQWDNEKIKNYHKEALQILETLSGTNEYLENRLQAKIEEYKHFF, encoded by the coding sequence ATGCAAACACTATATCAAAAAGCCTTACTATTTGCTGCAGAAAAACATACAGAAGCAAAACAATTATTAACGGGTAGTCAATTACCATATGTGGTTCACCTCAGTAATGTTGCAATGGAAGTACTTGTTGCATCGCAACATTCAGAAAATTTAGACATTAATTTTGCAATACAAATTGCATTACTACATGATACTATTGAAGATACTGCTACGACATTTAATGATATTGAAGCACATTTTAATAAAGAAATTGCAGAAGCCGTTTTAGCTTTAACCAAAAATGAAAATTTAGAAAAAAATATACGAATGACAGATAGCTTAACGCGTATAAAAAAACTAAAAAAAGAAGTTGCAGCTGTTAAGTTAGCCGATAGAATTACCAATTTACAAACTCCTCCAAAACAATGGGATAATGAAAAAATTAAAAACTATCATAAAGAAGCGCTACAAATTTTAGAAACATTATCTGGAACCAACGAATATTTAGAAAACCGCCTTCAAGCTAAGATTGAAGAATATAAACACTTTTTTTAA
- the blaOXA gene encoding class D beta-lactamase, with product MKNINTFFKMNKIIILFVLLISCKEKEAIKVSEPLEQTKEIITDAFQKIIDSATVNGSILVYDAKDDLYYSNDFEWANSGKLPASTFKIPNSIIALETGILENDSTVLKWDGKIRNMKNWNQDLTLKEAFHYSCVPCYQEIARKIGLEKMKSYVTQFNYGNIHIDSTTLDNFWLEGTSRINQFQQIEFLKKFYDASLPISKRTTEIMKSIMLIDKNNDYQLSAKTGWSTENGHNGWFVGYLEKDNCVYYFATNIEPKSTFNKEHFISTRKEITMKALRNLKIIAK from the coding sequence TTGAAGAATATAAACACTTTTTTTAAGATGAATAAAATCATAATTCTTTTTGTATTATTAATTTCTTGCAAAGAAAAAGAAGCCATTAAAGTTTCTGAGCCATTAGAACAAACAAAGGAAATCATAACTGATGCATTTCAAAAAATAATTGATTCAGCAACTGTAAATGGTTCAATCTTGGTTTACGATGCGAAAGATGACCTTTATTATTCCAATGATTTTGAATGGGCAAATTCTGGAAAACTTCCTGCTTCAACATTTAAAATACCTAATTCTATCATTGCTTTAGAAACGGGTATCCTTGAAAATGATAGTACAGTTTTAAAATGGGATGGAAAAATTAGAAATATGAAAAATTGGAATCAAGATTTAACTTTGAAAGAAGCTTTTCATTATTCTTGCGTTCCATGCTATCAAGAAATTGCACGAAAAATAGGTCTTGAAAAAATGAAAAGTTATGTTACTCAATTCAATTATGGAAACATTCATATTGACTCAACTACATTAGACAATTTTTGGCTAGAGGGAACATCAAGAATTAACCAATTTCAACAAATTGAATTTCTAAAAAAATTCTATGATGCTTCGCTTCCAATTAGTAAAAGAACAACGGAAATAATGAAAAGCATCATGCTTATTGATAAAAACAATGATTATCAATTAAGTGCAAAGACAGGTTGGTCAACAGAAAACGGACATAACGGTTGGTTTGTAGGCTATTTAGAAAAAGACAATTGTGTGTATTATTTTGCAACCAATATTGAACCCAAATCAACTTTTAACAAAGAACATTTTATTTCAACACGAAAAGAAATAACAATGAAAGCATTAAGAAATTTAAAAATAATCGCTAAATAA
- a CDS encoding helix-turn-helix transcriptional regulator → MEENEKPRISRLTAIVTQLQSKKLVTAKLLSEKFNVSVRTIYRDIRTLEKSGIPIVTEEGKGYSLMDGFQLPPIMFTENEANALITAERLISQNKDLSLVENYTNAITKIKSVLRYSQKESTDFLTERIVFRTNVEKTTTSHHLMTLQSAITKLQLTTIDYISLKNEFSTRTIEPFALYSTQENWILIAFCRLRNEFRSFRIDQIDQLKLENDTFESHKMTLQDYFETCRQKYLTSPDIPLS, encoded by the coding sequence ATGGAAGAAAACGAAAAACCACGAATTTCGAGACTAACCGCTATTGTTACACAGTTACAATCTAAAAAATTAGTAACTGCTAAATTATTGTCTGAAAAGTTCAACGTAAGTGTTCGTACTATTTATAGAGATATTCGAACACTTGAAAAATCAGGAATACCAATAGTAACAGAAGAAGGAAAAGGGTATTCTTTAATGGATGGTTTTCAACTGCCACCAATAATGTTTACAGAGAATGAAGCCAATGCATTAATAACCGCAGAAAGGTTAATCAGTCAAAACAAAGACCTATCATTGGTTGAAAATTATACTAATGCAATTACTAAAATAAAATCTGTTTTACGTTATTCTCAAAAAGAATCTACTGATTTTTTAACTGAAAGAATTGTTTTCAGAACCAATGTAGAAAAGACAACGACAAGTCATCATTTAATGACCTTACAATCGGCAATAACTAAACTTCAATTAACAACAATCGATTATATATCATTAAAAAATGAATTCAGTACACGAACTATCGAACCATTTGCCTTATATAGTACACAAGAAAACTGGATTTTAATTGCTTTTTGTAGACTACGCAATGAATTTCGCTCCTTTAGAATCGATCAAATTGACCAGCTAAAATTAGAAAATGATACTTTTGAATCGCACAAAATGACTCTGCAAGACTATTTTGAAACTTGTAGACAAAAATATCTTACTAGCCCTGACATACCCTTGTCATAA
- a CDS encoding GyrI-like domain-containing protein, whose amino-acid sequence MENTSIETIHIVGIAKRTTNENQQAAKDIPLLWEKFISEDIANKISKKTNDNIYAIYSDYESDHTKPYTIYIGCPVESLDNIPENMVSKTIFKGNYTKFIAKGDYKQGSVYNEWMKIWNTPLDRKYTTDFEVYSEKSKDLAKAEVPIYISIK is encoded by the coding sequence ATGGAAAATACAAGTATTGAAACAATCCACATTGTTGGAATTGCAAAGAGAACAACCAATGAAAATCAACAAGCAGCAAAAGACATTCCGTTGCTTTGGGAAAAATTCATAAGTGAAGACATTGCCAACAAAATTTCTAAAAAGACAAATGACAACATTTATGCAATTTACTCAGATTATGAAAGCGATCATACCAAACCGTATACAATCTACATTGGCTGTCCAGTTGAATCATTAGATAATATTCCAGAAAATATGGTGTCAAAAACAATTTTTAAAGGAAATTACACTAAATTTATTGCAAAAGGAGATTACAAACAAGGAAGTGTTTACAATGAATGGATGAAAATTTGGAACACACCTTTAGACAGAAAATACACAACTGATTTTGAAGTTTATAGTGAAAAGTCTAAAGACCTAGCGAAAGCTGAAGTACCTATTTATATATCAATTAAATGA
- a CDS encoding DUF1801 domain-containing protein translates to MKALEQFYLAQEEPNRSIFLALRDCILSLDAEVSEEWKYKLPFFYYKGKMFCYLWKDKKTNKPYIGIVRGEAVVHPLLIQGNRKRMKIFPVNPNEDIPVKIIKEILIQVQSIYK, encoded by the coding sequence ATGAAAGCTTTAGAACAATTTTATTTAGCACAAGAAGAACCAAATAGAAGTATATTTTTAGCATTGAGAGATTGTATTCTTTCTCTCGATGCTGAAGTATCAGAAGAATGGAAATATAAACTCCCTTTTTTCTATTATAAAGGTAAAATGTTTTGCTATTTGTGGAAAGATAAGAAAACGAATAAACCCTATATTGGAATTGTGCGAGGTGAAGCCGTTGTTCACCCATTACTTATACAAGGCAATCGAAAACGCATGAAAATCTTTCCAGTTAATCCAAATGAAGATATACCAGTAAAGATTATAAAAGAAATTTTAATTCAAGTACAAAGCATCTATAAATAA